In a genomic window of Neoarius graeffei isolate fNeoGra1 chromosome 13, fNeoGra1.pri, whole genome shotgun sequence:
- the sgk1 gene encoding serine/threonine-protein kinase Sgk1 isoform X3: MKQRKMGLNDFIQKLATSSYACKHPEVDSILTLTPPQDPELMTSNPSPPPSPSQQINLGPSSNPTAKPSDFNFLKVIGKGSFGKVLLARHRGDDQFYAVKVLQKKAILKKKEEKHIMSERNVLLKNVKHPFLVGLHYSFQTADKLYFVLDYINGGELFYHLQRERCFLEPRARFYAAEIASALGYLHSLNIVYRDLKPENILLDSQGHIILTDFGLCKENIEPNGTTSTFCGTPEYLAPEVLHKQPYDRTVDWWCLGAVLYEMLYGLPPFYSRNTAEMYDNILNKPLQLKPNISNAARHLLEGLLQKDRTKRLGCTDDFNEIKNHMFFSPINWDDLNAKKLTPPFNPNVTGPNDLRHFDPEFTEEPVPSSIGCSPDSALVTASISEAAEAFLGFSYAPTMDSYL, from the exons aTGAAACAGAGGAAAATGGGACTGAATGACTTTATTCAGAAACTGGCAACCAGCTCCTACGCCTGCAAGCA CCCAGAAGTGGATTCCATACTGACCTTGACACCACCACAAGATCCCGAGCTGATGACGAGCAACCCGTCTCCTCCT CCCAGTCCGTCTCAGCAGATAAACCTGGGGCCTTCGTCTAACCCGACCGCTAAACCCTCCGACTTCAACTTCCTGAAGGTTATCGGAAAAGGCAGCTTCGGAAAGGTTCTTCTGGCTCGCCATCGTGGTGATGACCAATTCTATGCGGTTAAAGTGCTccagaagaaagccatcctgAAGAAGAAAGAG GAGAAACACATCATGTCCGAGCGTAACGTGTTGCTGAAGAACGTGAAGCACCCGTTCCTCGTTGGTTTGCATTACTCCTTCCAAACTGCCGACAAACTCTACTTTGTGCTGGACTACATCAATGGAGGAGAG CTGTTCTATCACCTTCAGAGGGAACGGTGCTTTCTGGAACCTCGTGCCCGTTTCTACGCTGCTGAAATCGCCAGCGCTTTGGGCTACCTGCACTCCCTGAACATTGTCTACAGGGACCTGAAGCCCGAAAACATCCTCCTGGACTCACAAGGACACATCATCCTAACAGACTTCGGCCTCTGCAAGGAGAACATAGAGCCTAACGGAACCACGTCCACCTTCTGCGGGACACCAGAG TATTTGGCTCCAGAGGTGTTGCATAAGCAGCCATATGACCGGACAGTGGACTGGTGGTGTTTGGGTGCTGTGCTCTACGAGATGTTGTATGGCTTG CCTCCGTTTTACAGCCGCAACACAGCGGAGATGTACGACAACATCCTGAACAAGCCACTGCAGCTGAAGCCCAACATCTCCAACGCTGCCCGCCATCTCCTGGAGGGTCTGCTGCAGAAGGACCGTACCAAGCGGCTAGGCTGCACCGATGACTTT AATGAGATCAAGAACCACATGTTCTTCTCCCCCATTAACTGGGATGATCTGAATGCTAAGAAGCTCACGCCTCCTTTCAACCCTAACgtg ACCGGCCCCAACGACCTGCGGCATTTCGACCCAGAGTTCACAGAAGAGCCGGTGCCGAGCTCCATCGGCTGCTCCCCAGACAGCGCTCTGGTGACCGCCAGCATCAGTGAGGCAGCTGAAGCCTTTCTGGGCTTCTCCTACGCTCCGACTATGGACTCGTACTTGTAG
- the sgk1 gene encoding serine/threonine-protein kinase Sgk1 isoform X2, translated as MTIQTGTSVSAPAMTYSKTRGLVANLSAFMKQRKMGLNDFIQKLATSSYACKHPEVDSILTLTPPQDPELMTSNPSPPPSPSQQINLGPSSNPTAKPSDFNFLKVIGKGSFGKVLLARHRGDDQFYAVKVLQKKAILKKKEEKHIMSERNVLLKNVKHPFLVGLHYSFQTADKLYFVLDYINGGELFYHLQRERCFLEPRARFYAAEIASALGYLHSLNIVYRDLKPENILLDSQGHIILTDFGLCKENIEPNGTTSTFCGTPEYLAPEVLHKQPYDRTVDWWCLGAVLYEMLYGLPPFYSRNTAEMYDNILNKPLQLKPNISNAARHLLEGLLQKDRTKRLGCTDDFNEIKNHMFFSPINWDDLNAKKLTPPFNPNVTGPNDLRHFDPEFTEEPVPSSIGCSPDSALVTASISEAAEAFLGFSYAPTMDSYL; from the exons ATGACGATCCAAACGGGGACGAGCGTGAGCGCTCCCGCGATGACCTACTCTAAAACCAGGGGACTGGTGGCCAATCTCAGCG cttttaTGAAACAGAGGAAAATGGGACTGAATGACTTTATTCAGAAACTGGCAACCAGCTCCTACGCCTGCAAGCA CCCAGAAGTGGATTCCATACTGACCTTGACACCACCACAAGATCCCGAGCTGATGACGAGCAACCCGTCTCCTCCT CCCAGTCCGTCTCAGCAGATAAACCTGGGGCCTTCGTCTAACCCGACCGCTAAACCCTCCGACTTCAACTTCCTGAAGGTTATCGGAAAAGGCAGCTTCGGAAAGGTTCTTCTGGCTCGCCATCGTGGTGATGACCAATTCTATGCGGTTAAAGTGCTccagaagaaagccatcctgAAGAAGAAAGAG GAGAAACACATCATGTCCGAGCGTAACGTGTTGCTGAAGAACGTGAAGCACCCGTTCCTCGTTGGTTTGCATTACTCCTTCCAAACTGCCGACAAACTCTACTTTGTGCTGGACTACATCAATGGAGGAGAG CTGTTCTATCACCTTCAGAGGGAACGGTGCTTTCTGGAACCTCGTGCCCGTTTCTACGCTGCTGAAATCGCCAGCGCTTTGGGCTACCTGCACTCCCTGAACATTGTCTACAGGGACCTGAAGCCCGAAAACATCCTCCTGGACTCACAAGGACACATCATCCTAACAGACTTCGGCCTCTGCAAGGAGAACATAGAGCCTAACGGAACCACGTCCACCTTCTGCGGGACACCAGAG TATTTGGCTCCAGAGGTGTTGCATAAGCAGCCATATGACCGGACAGTGGACTGGTGGTGTTTGGGTGCTGTGCTCTACGAGATGTTGTATGGCTTG CCTCCGTTTTACAGCCGCAACACAGCGGAGATGTACGACAACATCCTGAACAAGCCACTGCAGCTGAAGCCCAACATCTCCAACGCTGCCCGCCATCTCCTGGAGGGTCTGCTGCAGAAGGACCGTACCAAGCGGCTAGGCTGCACCGATGACTTT AATGAGATCAAGAACCACATGTTCTTCTCCCCCATTAACTGGGATGATCTGAATGCTAAGAAGCTCACGCCTCCTTTCAACCCTAACgtg ACCGGCCCCAACGACCTGCGGCATTTCGACCCAGAGTTCACAGAAGAGCCGGTGCCGAGCTCCATCGGCTGCTCCCCAGACAGCGCTCTGGTGACCGCCAGCATCAGTGAGGCAGCTGAAGCCTTTCTGGGCTTCTCCTACGCTCCGACTATGGACTCGTACTTGTAG